A window of Toxotes jaculatrix isolate fToxJac2 chromosome 11, fToxJac2.pri, whole genome shotgun sequence genomic DNA:
AAAAATCCATATTAGCAACACATGACCACAACagtcatttaaaatttaatccAACTTTCACGTGAAAAGATTCAAAGTCTCCTTTGACGACTTCCAGTGTGTTTCTACCTGCATCTCTAAAATCTTCAGGGCCTTTTAGGAGGAAACATACTTACATCCAACGATCCAGGATGTAAACTTCCCCAAGAGCACAAACGGTACTGCAGCATCGCTGACTTTCAAAATAGTCATAACACAGCAGATATGCAATACAAAAGAACCGCCAGCATTAGGCTGATAAtggataaaaagaaatatttacaaacaaggcataatgatttttttttttgttcaacatTTTAAGGGTACAGGCATGCATGATCCTCAAGTCGAAAAAATCTAAAAGCGTGATCGCACAACTTTGAAACTGACATGGAATGTATGTGTCCTGCTGGTTGCTAAGGTAAGGTCAAGTCTTTTCATATTAAATTAcctataaaaatatatatataaataaaaaggtgaAGGTATTGTGTTGCGAAAGCTGCAGCAGCGGTCAACGTTTAGCTGCACCGACAGAACGAGAAGGGAGGAGGATgacaaaggagggagggggaggggggggagtcagagagtgagagagggagggagagatgagcgAACGAAGGTGGCAGTCGAGCACCGAGGGATCAGAGGAAGATCTGCTGATCCAGCTCTGCAATGTTCTGCTCGGGTTTCAGACctacgtgtttgtgtgttctagATTAGACACGGCAGTGTGTAAGGCCTCACACATAGAAAGGCCGCTCTCAAACTGAGATAAGGGTGCAAGTTCTAGAACTCCCTCGAGATGTCTTAGACTTGGTTATCTTCTAGAACTAAGACAATGCTGGGTTCTATGTCAtagaacttttctttttttttgtttttgttttttaaaggcaGCCTGGTTCTAAACCCTCCAGGAGTTCTAGGCCAAAAATTCTGTCCGTATGTTCTGGAAAGCTCTAGATTGTATGGGATGAACTATGACCACAGCAGATCACCTCTCAAGGCTCCTAAGAGAGGAATTCTTTCTCCAGCTCGAAGACGGAGGGCCGTGCCGGGGAACTCTGAATGCGGCAGAGAGGCACAGTGCAGTCTcgtttctgtccctctgtgtccaTGTCCAGCAGGGAGCagcccacccccacctctgacGACAGCACCATGTTTAGGTTTTGTGCCGTCTTCTCTCCGGAGTAGTGGCCCAGGGAGTAGCTCTTGTTGCGTCCTCGCAGCAGGGCCCAGGTGTGGGGTTTGGCCCGGAACGACACTGGCCGTGGTCTGGAGAAGGCCTCCCCGCCAGAGGGCTTCTCTGGTACTAcgtccttctctttctcctgcttcttctgtgtggctggaggaggcagagcgGGTGGGCCATTgcctgaaaacagacagagggagaaacagttttagtaagtaaatattttttttaaattgtacacACGGTTAGTCCATGTCCCCCTGCTGTGTATTACTTACTGTTGTGGTTGGTGGTGTATTTCTTCCTGCGTAGTCGTGTCCCCGTGTTATGGTTGCTCTGCTCTGGTGGCTGGCTTTGGGTTTGCACTGGCGTCTGTGTTTTAGCTGCGGTCCTGTTACTCTGGCCGTCTGTGGACGCTGCTGGGCCAGGTCTGAATGGCTCTGTGTGATGATTGACAGCCACATGCTCCACTTTTCCGGGGCTAGACTCGGACACTTCCGCCTCAGACTGCAAGAGACACTTGGTGGAGTTGCATTCCATAATGGCTGACATGGAGATGAGATTGACAGGTTGGGTGGAGGTGTGGTTCGACGACGCCTCGTCTTTGCGGGAGCGACCACTCGGCGGTGAGGTGCTGCGTCGGAACCGGGTTGCGCGCTGAAACAGgccctccttcttctttttctctttctcctcacgCTGGGGCTCGCAATCTTCACCAGGGGCTGAGTTTTTGAGAGCCTCCCTAATGTCATAGCCGAGCACAACTGAAGCCAGCAACGAGCCGCAGCCGTACAGCACGGAGTCAGTCTTGCGGCGAGCTGACGTACGTTTCAGGCTGTTGGTGGGGGTGAGCTGTGGGGTGGTGGAAGTGGACGAGGTTGATGTGGTGGTGTAGGGGTCGTCTGGGGTCTCTGGTGGGCCACCCTGACCTCCTGCCCCGGCGCCGGAATCTCCCGGCCCACAATGCCCCCCGGGGCTCTGAGGCTGCTGCTCGTCCCTCCACAGAGGTAGATCGATGTACACCTGGTTGGGGAACTTGAGCTGCTTTGGTTTGGAGCTGCTGTCCGGACATTCCTGGGCAAATGCCTCGTCTTTACCGGCCCCCgctgaaaacagagaggtgGAAATAACAAATGACTGATTCCTTCCCTATACAGGCATCACTGGTTATATAAGAGTACCTGCTGCTTGACAACAAGCGACTTCATTGTTCACTTAACTACATTAAACTCCATTTTAAATCTTAAAAGAAACAAGGACATGTTTTGAAACATACAGCTTCACAAAGGATTTTCAGCTCACCTTGTTCGGCAAACAGGGCAGCGAGAGGGACAGACTTCTGGGACTTCACCAGGCTGGTGGACCAGGGGTTACTGCCGTCTGACAGAGGACGCACTCTGAGAAAGACGCACAGGTACAGAggacacagacaagaacacataAAATAGACTGTGGTTTCAGCAGCAACATCTTCAACATCTTGTGGTTGTTAGTTTTACCACGTGTGAAAGAAGAGAAACGGCAGCTGTTATATCGTCTGCTCTGTGATCATTCAGAAAGGCGTGTGAACGCAGCAGCAGACTGTCACAGAAATTAACTAAATGCAATGATTCAGTATTAAAATTAACTTTAACTTGTAgctgaaaatgttgtgtttttttgtatatttccaTATGTTGTATATTACTGTATAAAATAGATAtgagtcaaaaacaaaacacctagATATGAGAATGTGGTTATGTTCTTTGAGAACAGGGATTGAATTGTGGTCGATCTCCAACAAGGTGGAGTGACTGAAAAATTACTACCCTCcttttttctgtgtatgtgtgtctgtgtttgtgtgtatacagtctacctctcagcagcagcaggccttTCTTTGCTCTGTACAGAACTGGGGCCCCAggttcttcctttcttcttgaTTCCCTTTTTCACATCATCAAACTCCTCTGGCCTGAAGAGGGTGCTGCGGCCCCATGTACGGTTGCTCTCATCTTGGGTAACTGTTGACACAGACCAGAAGTGTTAAAACAGACTCAAACAACTACAGCAAGGCGCCAAGGAATGTGCTGTAGACACGTTAGTAGGATTATTGAAGGTATTATGCCATCTGTAAAATCTCAGCAGTAATCTTTCACCAGAATAGTAGGCTATTATTTATCTTCTCTCCTCGACTATGCAGTCAAACAGTAGTTAAAAAGTCTCATTAATCTAAAACACCACATAACTTAGGAGTGTTCTCTCTGAAAAGACGACTATTTAACCTTTCCTATTAGAAAATATCAGCAATGTATATTAATTTCCGCACATGTAAAACCAAACAGCCAAAAAGCAGAAGGCAAAACTCAAAAAGTTGTTATAAAAGCTTCTTATTCATGTGGGTTAGTCACTGTGAAGGATCCACCAAACATATCAGAGCAACAGACTAGGGCCAAAATTGTCAAGTAACAGCATTAACAGTATGTAAGTGCCATTATTTAACCAAATAATATAACACCAAGGGCAGACTGGCCCAAGTCTGTGGCATACACCTCATAATTGTCTCTTTGTATTTGATTTTCAGGTTAAGTAAAGAACCTGAGAAACAATTTTAACCagcagcaaacactgaaggCTTGTTATAATCCACACGTCAGGAAACCCAATCAGCACATACAATCCCCACTGGGATGGGAAGTGGTTAGCCATCAAACCATTTCAGGTGCTAAAGTTAGCCAAACACCACATTCAGCGCGTGGTGCTGTTAGCCTCAGAGCCCACACCAACGCTGCGTGTGGGTACCCATTAGCTTGCCTTTACTCCTGAGCCCAGAGCAGGCTGTGAGCTCGCTGGTCAGATCAACATCCTGTTGGTAAACATACAAACTGTCCCGACGAACATGGGACGTCACTGAGGAGGGAAACATACATGTTACCTCTAACCAACGTGAGCATTATGGCACAGATATAGTGGTTAAGATGGTTCTAGTTTGTACCTTTTTCTGGATTCTGGGccacaaataaaactgactttctGATAAAACTAATTTCGGTAAGTAGACTAACAGaaactttaaaactgtttttggtTTCCGCCTATTCTGTAAAATGTTATGGTAGTTTTTGTACCTCTCCCTCAGATGTTAGGTTCACTGTGAAAGTTCTCGTGCCTTTTGCAGAATTTTGATCCATATCAATCACCTCCATTAGGGCTAAACATAACAAATACGGTGATTCTGAGCAACAATCTGCACCCTCTGTCTGAATGTCAGGATCTACCATAAATGCTCAAGAGGAATTTGTTCCAGTTATTGCAGGGGCGTTGGTGCGTGACTAACAACATTATCAAACTGTTCAAACAACTGGCTGACTGCTTGTGGCTCTGGAGCTTTTGTTCATACAGCTTTTGCCATTGTGAATGACACTGCTCCCATGTTCCGGGTTCCCATGACATTCTCTGTGAGTTGATCTGATTTCTTCAgtatcagtatttttttaaaatatgcagaTTTGATAATCCAGGCCAAGGCCAAGAATAGCGATGAAGAGTAGAAGGTGACaatcatggggaaaaaaaaaaaaaaaaaaaacagaaaaaaagaaaagaaaaacgcTGGACTTACGCTGAATGGCTCGTAGCCGAGGGATGAGTGTGGGGCtgctgggaggagaggagctggtGCTATGAAGGCTCCGCCTCTTGTCCATAGAAGGCGACGCCTGCACAGTGATCTTATGCTGGAAGTCTGCAAAATGCAACATGGACACATATGACTAATCCTTCCACTGCAATGTCTCAATCGGCTCGTACACTGACAGAGTAGATCTATTGTGGTTTAGCTGTAGTAATGCTGCTCTCACCTAATTAGAGCAGCATGGAAATGCTGCTTATGCAGGGTACCCAATGAACATCACTCTGTCAGTAAACATCTCACTTTAACCGCCTGTAAGTTCCTTCTTGAGGTTGGGCACACTTACAGTTTAGCTCTTTTCACCGCTCCCACTAGAGGAACTCTAAGTCAAGACACTGGTTCAGTCTGCTCGCTCACCTGAAGGCAGGCTGATGCGGTTTCCGTCCTTCAGTTTGAGGCGGGAACGTTTAAATttgcccttcctcttcttcacgtTGGGCTTGTCTTTGTTGAGCTGGAAAATGAGGATGTTGAGCTCTCTCTCCAGCACGTTGATCTCCCGctctgccagctgctgctcccGACgcttcagcagctcctcctgagACTTCTGCTGGAGGGCGGCCCGTGTCAGCTCCTCTTCTCTGGAACGTAGCTCCTGGATGAACCAGGTTTTAAGATAGGTATATGGTTAAATTGGCAGACAGACTTCTGTTAAAATCAAGGTACACTGACAGGGCCAGAGAGAAGAAATTATCTTTTCACTTGAGGGTTTTATGCATCAGTTTGTCTCTTCTGGAACTGAACAGATACATTAGACAAGAATATAAATATTGGGCAAATACTTTTTTAGACAATGTGACAGACCATCCTCTGAGAAAAACATCTCATAATACCCGTGCAACAAGAGTAAAGCTCTTGCAGACAGACATCTATAAGGCAGGCGGGACTGTTAGCCATGTATTAGGTGCTGTAACTCTGTCTATAACAAGTTGGTTTCAGGAGATTACTGCCTGCTGTTTCAGGCTGTCTTACACAGCTAAACAGTGTTGTCTCCTCCCATGGCTTACTCTTTCTTCATGCCTtctattttctctttaattGCTCTCAGCTGAGTAATAATAATCCTTACTGGATGACTTCCATAAAGCAGCTTTACAGTCAAGCCCCTTCAGCCACCCACCTAGACACAGATTTATTCTGGGATGTTAACAGGAAATCTGCTGATGCACTGGCTAATTCCACAGGTAATCTTATGAAATTTGTGATGGGAATATGTTTACTCATGCTAAAggctacgttttttttttccccttctcttgATTTATGAAAGCTTTACATATTGAGCAAGGTTCTGATGTAGTGAGGCCATCCAGATTATGGCAATTGAGTGTTTAAGTGATCTGGGTAGTTGTAAATTACATAACACAAAGGTACATGCTCAAAAGATGGTGAAGAATAACTGGTGAACTAAAgcaagaaatatatatatatctaaaatataagagataaaaataataactatAAAGGCACATATTTAATCTCTTAaaacaacaccaccacctgTAGAGATTTCAGTACCCATGTCATTCAGTTCACCATTCGTTGGCCCAGGTCTGTGTGCTGATCCTGCTGTTTCTCCAAACACGAATTAACCCCCCTCTTTAAGCCAGCGACAGGAGACTTATACAGGAAGCAGATTAAGGTCTTAACAAGGGGAAGTACGCTAAATCACCTCGGCATTAATGACTCATTTTGTTAAATGCGCGATTAGCTTGTCCACTGAAAGTAACCAATTAAACGTTTTAGTCTGTAAAAGCTTTCCCAAGTGATCAAACATGGTTGGACTGTTTCTTAATAACAGATTAGCCAACATGTAtcattactaaaaaaaaaagaaatagaagagTAAGAGAATAGTACGAGGTGGGTAGAAGGTCTGCTGCAGATACTGTACAGCAGGTTTCCAACTTCCGAAACtctgagacagaggaggaggaaataagACACATTCAACCACCTGTTCAGCCGCCCTCatactgtgtgtactgtgtaaTGTAATGGATGTATCTGTGAATCCCATCACTCTGTCATACCTTCTCTTTGGTCCTGAGCTCATCAAACATCTCCTGGATCTCCACACGCCAGTCGTCCTGCATGCTGTGAAAAGAGTCCTGGGGCATGGTGGCCATGACCGCCTCCTCGATGGCCGACAGCTGCTCCAGGATGCAGGAGAAGGAAGGACGCACATGGGGATCCTGGTCCCAACactctggacacacacattgCAAGTATAGATTGATAAATTAACAAATACAGTAACAAGCATATATGTGTATTGTTTCATCTATGTTAAGCTCTGGCAGTGTACCATAGCAGAAATATTAGTGCTTGCCTAGAACAAACTACTTTTTTGTAAAAAGGTGGCAGTTTATATGATTACTTAAGTGTTATTatggtaaaataaatatgtgtaaGATGACATTATCCATATATAATCAGTATGAACAGCAAATACCTATTCTAATACTAGGCAAACTTTGGTAATAAGTGACAAATTTAAGAGCAAAAATGTGTATCtctacacaaataaacaaataaaaactctcAAACTTACCACTAAGTAATTCTtttaaaattattgtttttttaacaactcTGGAATTTGGTCATAGGGTAAATAAAGGTCAAATAAAACTGTCAActtaaaatatcttttaaacaaactgtgttttaGGACATGCTTTCCTGCATCCTGCAGGTACTGTATGCATGCCTCTGCTAGTTTACCTTCCATGAGCTTGGCGAAGGGTTCGGGGCAAGTGGAGGGGATTGGCAGAGTTAACTTATTGACTGCCACGCCATAAGCAACAGCCAGGCCGTCTATCCCTCGGTATGGCACCTCTCCTGTTAACAGCTCCCACAGCAAGACACCATAGCTGGTGGATGAATcataaaagaaagagaaggaaagaggaaggaatATTTAACAAAGGACTGAGGGATAATGTCACAAATGACTGACAAATGAGAAAAGCAGATGCTCTtgggtctgtgtgtgggtgttatTTGTCATACCTCCAGACGTCACTGCCTTTGGAGAAGAGAGATGATTTGATGACCTCGGGAGCCATCCAGGAGTAGGTGCCTGCCGCAgacatttttgtggttttgtgccACTCCCTGGCCAGGCCAAAATCTGTGATCTTCAAGGTCTTCCTCCCGATGTCGTCATTCTCAATCTTTTCAagtaataaaactgaaaagagaGGGGACGGGGAAGGGATACATTTGAGTGGAATCATGGAGGAGATTTGAAGTAGGACAAGGgcaaaagataaataaagataCATGAGGAAAAGGGCATAACAAGTGATGAGTgactgagagaaaagacaagatTGGGATGAAAGTGACAGATGTGAGGGAggtgagaagagaaaggagaaagacgagtaaaagagaaagggagataCAAAGAGTGAGGGACGGAGAAAAAGACAACTGTGCAGGTGAGGAGATGATAGTCGATATTCAACAGGGCCAACAGCGGTATGCAGGTCATTTATTA
This region includes:
- the map3k21 gene encoding mitogen-activated protein kinase kinase kinase 21, which encodes MDVSQAAFPNGEGRPGGGGTGEHAWTDSPSVRAWAHSAPLCPTRSLWTAAYDYEASGEDELSLRRGDVVEVLSKDAAISGDEGWWTGKINHRVGIFPSNYVTYQPAIYRLPATSGSVGARERVPSSPVQIPFSELVLEEIIGVGGFGKVYRGTWKDQEVAVKAARQDPDEDITATAGSVKQEAKLFSMLQHPNIIKLEGVCLEEPNLCLVMEYARGGTLNRVLTGRRIPPHILVNWAVQIARGMHYLHEEAVVPIIHRDLKSSNILLLEKIENDDIGRKTLKITDFGLAREWHKTTKMSAAGTYSWMAPEVIKSSLFSKGSDVWSYGVLLWELLTGEVPYRGIDGLAVAYGVAVNKLTLPIPSTCPEPFAKLMEECWDQDPHVRPSFSCILEQLSAIEEAVMATMPQDSFHSMQDDWRVEIQEMFDELRTKEKELRSREEELTRAALQQKSQEELLKRREQQLAEREINVLERELNILIFQLNKDKPNVKKRKGKFKRSRLKLKDGNRISLPSDFQHKITVQASPSMDKRRSLHSTSSSPPSSPTLIPRLRAIQLTQDESNRTWGRSTLFRPEEFDDVKKGIKKKGRTWGPSSVQSKERPAAAERVRPLSDGSNPWSTSLVKSQKSVPLAALFAEQAGAGKDEAFAQECPDSSSKPKQLKFPNQVYIDLPLWRDEQQPQSPGGHCGPGDSGAGAGGQGGPPETPDDPYTTTSTSSTSTTPQLTPTNSLKRTSARRKTDSVLYGCGSLLASVVLGYDIREALKNSAPGEDCEPQREEKEKKKKEGLFQRATRFRRSTSPPSGRSRKDEASSNHTSTQPVNLISMSAIMECNSTKCLLQSEAEVSESSPGKVEHVAVNHHTEPFRPGPAASTDGQSNRTAAKTQTPVQTQSQPPEQSNHNTGTRLRRKKYTTNHNSNGPPALPPPATQKKQEKEKDVVPEKPSGGEAFSRPRPVSFRAKPHTWALLRGRNKSYSLGHYSGEKTAQNLNMVLSSEVGVGCSLLDMDTEGQKRDCTVPLCRIQSSPARPSVFELEKEFLS